One region of Polaribacter pectinis genomic DNA includes:
- a CDS encoding sulfate adenylyltransferase subunit 1: MNVLKIATAGSVDDGKSTLIGRLLYDTKSLTDDKLEAIEEKSKQRGFDYLDFSLATDGLVAEREQGITIDVAHIYFSTRKKSFIIADTPGHIEYTRNMVTGASTAQASIVLIDARNGVVEQTYRHFFINNLLRIKDVVIAINKMDLVDFSEEKYNIIKGEIEYLASKSEYKNQNLTFIPLSALKGDNVVSASENMPWYKGETLMHHLERLDAEDVQEETQVRFPVQTVIRPKTEEYHDFRGYAGKIYGGDLEIGDEVSVLPSQTKSKIKSIHFFNEEFAKAKSGSSVTITLEDNVNVSRGDMLVKVAEEPTITKQINATICWMDKEPLQASQKYYIKHGVNDAQAKITQLNTIIKTDFSGKIENPSALELNQIGDIQLKLSKPLLVDAYNQNKSNGSFILINPKTNNTVGVGFIR; encoded by the coding sequence ATGAACGTATTAAAAATAGCAACAGCAGGAAGTGTAGATGATGGTAAAAGTACCTTAATTGGGCGTTTATTATACGACACAAAATCGTTAACTGACGATAAGTTAGAGGCGATTGAAGAAAAAAGCAAACAAAGAGGTTTCGATTATTTAGATTTCTCTTTAGCAACAGACGGTTTGGTAGCAGAAAGAGAACAAGGAATTACTATTGATGTTGCTCACATTTACTTTTCAACAAGAAAAAAGAGTTTTATAATTGCAGATACTCCAGGTCATATAGAATATACCAGAAACATGGTTACTGGTGCTTCAACAGCACAAGCTTCTATTGTTTTAATTGATGCAAGAAATGGTGTTGTAGAACAAACGTATCGTCACTTTTTCATCAATAATTTATTACGAATTAAAGATGTTGTAATTGCTATTAATAAAATGGATTTGGTCGATTTTTCAGAAGAAAAATACAACATTATAAAAGGAGAAATCGAATATTTAGCCAGCAAAAGCGAATATAAAAATCAGAATTTAACGTTTATTCCATTATCTGCTTTAAAAGGTGATAATGTTGTTTCTGCATCAGAAAATATGCCTTGGTATAAAGGAGAAACATTAATGCATCATTTAGAAAGATTAGATGCAGAAGATGTGCAAGAGGAAACTCAAGTTCGTTTTCCTGTGCAAACAGTAATTAGACCAAAAACAGAAGAATACCACGATTTTAGAGGATATGCTGGTAAAATTTACGGAGGAGATTTAGAAATTGGAGATGAAGTTTCTGTATTACCTTCTCAAACAAAATCGAAAATAAAAAGTATTCATTTTTTTAATGAAGAGTTCGCAAAAGCAAAAAGCGGAAGTTCTGTAACCATCACTTTAGAAGATAATGTGAATGTGAGTAGAGGAGATATGTTGGTAAAAGTTGCAGAAGAACCAACAATTACAAAGCAAATAAATGCTACTATTTGTTGGATGGATAAAGAGCCATTGCAAGCGTCTCAAAAATATTATATCAAACATGGTGTAAATGACGCGCAAGCAAAAATTACGCAATTAAATACAATTATTAAGACGGATTTCTCTGGGAAAATAGAAAATCCATCAGCATTAGAATTAAACCAAATAGGAGATATTCAATTAAAATTAAGCAAACCTTTATTGGTAGATGCTTACAATCAAAACAAATCAAATGGATCGTTTATTTTAATCAATCCAAAAACAAATAATACAGTTGGAGTCGGTTTTATCCGATAA
- the cysD gene encoding sulfate adenylyltransferase subunit CysD, producing the protein MNQRTIQVDALESEAIFIFREVVAQFEKPVLLFSGGKDSITLVRLAQKAFYPAKIPFPLMHIDTGHNFPETIEFRDRLTQELGVELIVRNVQDNIDNGTVKEETGRYASRNMLQTETLLDAIEEFGFDACIGGARRDEEKARAKERIFSVRDDFGQWDEKNQRPEVFDMLNGKIDLGQNVRVFPISNWTELDVWSYIKKENIEIPSIYFAHKRNTFLRDGLIWSADDAVVFRDEEEEVVERMVRFRTVGDMSCTAAVLSHAVDIAKVVEEIRDSSISERGARIDDKRSEAAMEKRKQQGYF; encoded by the coding sequence ATGAATCAAAGAACAATACAAGTAGATGCTTTAGAAAGCGAAGCAATTTTTATTTTTAGAGAAGTAGTAGCACAGTTCGAAAAACCGGTGTTATTATTTTCTGGAGGAAAAGATAGTATAACGTTAGTAAGATTAGCGCAGAAAGCATTTTATCCAGCAAAAATTCCATTTCCTTTAATGCATATAGATACAGGTCATAATTTTCCTGAAACTATCGAATTTAGAGATCGTTTAACCCAAGAATTAGGTGTTGAATTAATCGTGAGAAACGTGCAAGACAATATCGACAATGGAACAGTAAAGGAAGAAACTGGTAGATATGCAAGTAGAAATATGTTGCAAACTGAAACATTATTAGATGCCATTGAAGAATTTGGTTTTGATGCATGTATTGGTGGCGCAAGAAGAGATGAAGAAAAAGCAAGAGCAAAAGAAAGAATCTTTTCAGTAAGAGATGATTTTGGGCAATGGGATGAAAAAAACCAACGTCCAGAAGTGTTTGATATGTTAAATGGAAAGATAGATTTAGGTCAGAACGTACGTGTTTTTCCAATTTCTAATTGGACAGAATTAGACGTTTGGTCTTACATCAAAAAAGAAAATATCGAAATTCCTTCTATTTATTTCGCACACAAAAGAAACACTTTTTTAAGAGACGGTCTTATTTGGTCTGCAGACGATGCCGTTGTTTTTAGAGACGAAGAAGAAGAAGTTGTAGAAAGAATGGTTCGTTTTAGAACGGTTGGCGATATGAGTTGTACTGCCGCAGTTTTATCTCACGCAGTAGATATTGCAAAAGTGGTCGAAGAAATTAGAGATTCCTCCATTTCAGAAAGAGGTGCAAGAATCGACGATAAACGTTCGGAAGCCGCAATGGAAAAGAGAAAACAGCAAGGATATTTTTAG
- a CDS encoding phosphoadenosine phosphosulfate reductase domain-containing protein, giving the protein MSFNIDEINKQLADKNPLEIIKWAISIANNPVVTTNFRPYEVAILNAVTEVKKDVKVIWCDTGYNTIQTYKHAEDIIEKLDLNIKLYVPKQTVAHRNVVLGVPSIEDKKHQLFTEQVKLEPFTRAMKEHQPDVWFTNLRKGQTAFRDSIDIVSQSKDGIIKVSPFYHWSDEDLDTYLEQYNLPNEFTYFDPTKVESNRECGLHI; this is encoded by the coding sequence ATGAGTTTTAATATAGACGAAATAAACAAACAATTAGCGGATAAAAATCCGTTAGAAATTATAAAGTGGGCAATTTCTATTGCTAATAACCCTGTGGTTACTACAAACTTTAGACCTTATGAAGTAGCAATTTTAAATGCTGTTACAGAAGTAAAAAAAGATGTAAAAGTAATTTGGTGCGATACTGGCTATAACACCATTCAAACTTATAAACACGCAGAAGACATTATAGAAAAGTTAGATTTAAACATCAAATTATATGTGCCAAAACAAACAGTTGCACATAGAAATGTAGTTTTAGGAGTTCCTTCTATTGAAGATAAAAAGCATCAACTTTTTACAGAACAAGTAAAATTAGAGCCTTTTACAAGAGCAATGAAAGAGCATCAACCAGATGTTTGGTTTACAAATTTAAGAAAAGGGCAAACAGCCTTTAGAGATAGTATAGATATCGTTTCACAAAGTAAAGACGGCATTATAAAAGTGAGTCCTTTTTATCATTGGTCAGATGAAGATTTAGACACGTATTTAGAGCAATACAATTTGCCAAATGAATTTACATATTTCGACCCAACAAAAGTAGAAAGCAATAGAGAATGTGGCTTACATATCTAA
- a CDS encoding DUF2061 domain-containing protein, with protein MILNQVIFSKKAQSRGFEEDKTSEKPLRSVVKALSWRAIGTLDTLVVSYFLTGEITLAASIASVDFVTKLVLYFFHERIWNKIKWGK; from the coding sequence ATGATTTTAAACCAAGTCATTTTTAGTAAAAAAGCACAAAGTAGAGGTTTTGAAGAAGATAAAACTTCAGAAAAACCTTTGCGAAGTGTGGTAAAAGCATTGAGCTGGAGAGCAATTGGTACGTTAGATACTTTAGTGGTTTCTTATTTTTTAACAGGAGAAATAACTTTAGCAGCTTCAATTGCATCAGTAGATTTTGTAACAAAACTGGTTTTATATTTCTTTCACGAAAGAATTTGGAACAAAATAAAATGGGGAAAGTAA
- a CDS encoding RrF2 family transcriptional regulator encodes MLSKKTKYGIKALTYLARLENRVPVQIATISKSENISLKFLESILLTLRKNDILGSKKGKGGGYYLLKEPSEIQMTTVMRILEGPIAMVPCVSLNFYKKCEDCPDENTCAVNKLMIQVRDSSLQIFRNTSLADLCCS; translated from the coding sequence ATGCTTTCAAAAAAGACAAAATACGGAATTAAAGCGCTTACTTATTTAGCAAGATTAGAAAACAGAGTACCTGTTCAAATTGCTACAATTTCTAAAAGCGAAAATATTTCACTTAAATTTTTAGAAAGTATTTTATTAACACTTCGTAAAAACGACATTTTAGGCTCTAAAAAAGGAAAAGGTGGTGGTTATTATTTATTAAAAGAACCATCAGAAATTCAAATGACCACTGTTATGCGAATTTTAGAAGGGCCAATTGCAATGGTACCTTGTGTTAGCTTAAATTTTTATAAAAAATGTGAAGATTGTCCAGATGAAAATACTTGTGCAGTAAACAAGTTAATGATTCAAGTAAGAGACAGTTCTTTACAGATTTTCAGAAATACTTCTTTAGCAGATTTGTGTTGTAGCTAG
- a CDS encoding trans-sulfuration enzyme family protein: MSKHFETEAIRNQTERSQFSEHSTPLYLTSSFVFDDAEEMRASFAEEKQRNLYSRFTNPNTTEFTDKIVQMEGAEAGYAFATGMSAIFSTFAALLNAGDHVVSCRSVFGSTHSMFTKFLPKWNIETSYFKVDEVDLVESLIQENTKILYIETPTNPAVDILDLELIGKIAKKHKLIFIVDNCFATSYVQQPIKFGADLVIHSATKLIDGQGRVLGGVTVGNKELMREIYLFARNTGPAMSPFNAWVLSKSLETLAIRVEKHSENALKVAEFLETQENVELVKYPFLKSHPQYKIAKNQMSLGGNIVAFEIKGGIEAGRKFLNNIKMCSLSANLGDTRTIVTHPSSTTHGRLSEEDRLEVGITKGLVRVSVGLENVVDIIADLEQALNA, from the coding sequence ATGAGCAAACATTTCGAAACAGAGGCAATAAGAAATCAGACAGAAAGATCTCAATTTTCTGAACATTCTACACCATTATATTTAACATCGAGTTTTGTTTTTGACGATGCAGAAGAAATGAGAGCTTCATTTGCAGAAGAAAAACAACGTAATTTATATAGTAGATTCACAAACCCAAATACAACAGAATTTACAGATAAAATTGTACAAATGGAAGGTGCAGAAGCAGGTTATGCTTTTGCAACAGGAATGTCTGCAATATTTTCAACATTTGCAGCTTTATTAAATGCTGGTGATCATGTAGTTTCTTGTAGATCTGTTTTTGGTTCTACACACAGTATGTTTACAAAGTTTTTACCAAAATGGAATATAGAAACTTCATATTTTAAAGTTGATGAAGTTGATTTGGTAGAAAGCTTAATTCAAGAAAATACCAAAATCTTATATATTGAAACACCTACAAATCCTGCTGTAGATATTTTAGATTTAGAATTGATTGGTAAAATTGCAAAAAAACATAAACTTATTTTTATTGTAGATAATTGTTTTGCAACATCTTATGTACAACAGCCAATTAAGTTTGGTGCAGATTTGGTTATTCATTCTGCAACAAAATTAATAGACGGACAAGGAAGAGTTTTAGGTGGAGTTACAGTTGGAAACAAAGAATTAATGCGAGAAATTTATTTATTCGCAAGAAATACTGGGCCAGCAATGTCTCCTTTTAATGCTTGGGTTTTATCAAAAAGTTTAGAAACTTTGGCAATAAGAGTAGAAAAACATTCAGAAAATGCTTTAAAAGTTGCAGAGTTTTTAGAAACTCAAGAAAATGTTGAGTTGGTAAAATATCCTTTTTTGAAATCGCATCCACAATATAAAATTGCTAAAAATCAAATGAGTTTGGGCGGAAATATTGTCGCTTTCGAAATAAAAGGAGGAATTGAAGCTGGAAGAAAATTTCTTAACAATATAAAAATGTGCTCACTTTCTGCAAATTTAGGAGATACAAGAACTATTGTTACACATCCATCATCTACAACTCATGGTAGACTTTCTGAAGAAGATAGATTAGAAGTTGGTATTACAAAAGGTTTGGTTAGAGTTTCTGTTGGTTTAGAAAATGTGGTAGATATTATTGCAGATTTAGAGCAAGCCTTAAACGCATAA
- the thrA gene encoding bifunctional aspartate kinase/homoserine dehydrogenase I: protein MKDKLQHIKIKNFTTELGAKIPEINLSYQVFGQDLGTAPVILINHALTGNSDVAGENGWWLDIVGKDKAINTDVYTILSFNIPGNGFDGFLIENYKDFIARDIARIFLEGLIDLKIKQLFALIGGSLGGGIAWEMIVLNNKITQHFLPIATDWKSTDWLIGNCQIQEQFLVNSSNPVHDARMHAMLCYRTPESFKARFQRSKKENSDIFNVESWLLHHGEKLQERYQLSSYKLMNQLLKSIDVTKNGEKNIEVLDQIEANIHIIGVDSDLFFTAEENRETHKKLALTKANVTYNEINSVHGHDAFLMEYDQLQKIIEPIFNKDYRAKKMKVLKFGGKSLANGKGLENTLEIILNKYKNGEKITLIASARGNTTNELENLLTLTSQQKPYLDAFDAFKDYQLKPNPNLDCTQEFLKLATIFEGVYLLGDYSEKIKDEVLAQGELLSVKLVASLLNEKGISAKPSDARKLIITDDNFGNAQPISAVSSENVVSYFKENSDTINVVTGFIASNKKGETTTLGRNGSNYTAALIANYLDADELQNYTHVSGIFTANPDLVADAKKIEQLSFSEANELANFGATILHAKTIIPLLEKNINLRILNTFNKEDKGTLITSESSTKGIKSISTINNVALLNFEGRGLLGKVGVDARIFRALSDKNISVSIISQGSSERGIGLIIDANRANEAVLALEKEFENDFYSQDVNQISIVDNVAVISIIGQDLSEFHLPYNALIKNQIVPVLFNNTITGKNVSLVVKKEQLHKAVNVIHGQVFGVAKKINIAIFGKGTVGGTLIDQIIENTASVLERRKIQLNVFSVANSKKVLLNKNGVSKNWEADLVSKGEENIAVEDIISFAKANHFENLIAVDNTASVNFVSNYIPLVEAGFDLVSCNKIANTLSFEFYKELRRKLKEYKKQYLYETNVGAGLPLIDTIRLLHESGENITKIRGVFSGSLSYLFNTFSEENKPFSEVLQVAIDAGFTEPDAREDLGGNDVARKLLILARELELENEFVDVNIQNLIPENLREGSVDDFLSNLALMNEEYQQLKESQEENHVLRYIGELSGDLSQDTGNLDVKLVSVSKNSPLGSLKGSDAIFEIYTESYGEQPIVIQGAGAGSKVTARGVFGDILRLAKHNN from the coding sequence ATGAAAGACAAACTTCAACATATTAAAATAAAAAATTTCACCACAGAATTAGGTGCAAAAATTCCTGAAATCAATTTAAGTTACCAAGTTTTTGGTCAAGATTTAGGAACTGCGCCTGTAATTTTAATCAACCACGCATTAACTGGAAATAGTGATGTTGCTGGAGAAAATGGTTGGTGGTTAGATATTGTTGGTAAGGACAAAGCTATAAATACAGATGTGTATACAATTTTGTCTTTCAATATTCCAGGAAATGGTTTTGATGGTTTTTTAATCGAAAATTATAAAGATTTTATTGCAAGAGATATTGCAAGAATTTTTTTAGAAGGATTAATTGATTTAAAAATTAAGCAACTTTTTGCATTAATTGGAGGTTCTTTAGGTGGAGGTATTGCTTGGGAAATGATTGTGTTAAACAACAAAATTACCCAACATTTTTTACCAATAGCAACCGATTGGAAATCTACAGATTGGTTAATTGGAAACTGTCAAATTCAGGAACAATTTTTAGTAAATTCGAGCAATCCTGTACACGATGCAAGAATGCATGCGATGTTATGTTATAGAACGCCAGAATCTTTTAAAGCACGTTTTCAACGTTCTAAAAAAGAAAATTCAGATATTTTCAATGTGGAAAGTTGGTTGTTGCATCATGGAGAAAAGTTGCAAGAACGTTACCAATTATCTTCTTATAAATTAATGAATCAATTATTAAAAAGTATTGATGTCACTAAAAACGGAGAGAAAAATATAGAAGTTTTAGACCAAATTGAAGCAAATATTCACATTATTGGTGTGGATTCCGATTTGTTTTTTACGGCAGAAGAAAATAGAGAAACGCATAAAAAGTTGGCTTTAACAAAAGCAAACGTAACGTATAACGAAATTAATTCTGTGCATGGTCATGATGCATTTTTAATGGAATATGACCAATTACAGAAAATTATAGAACCTATTTTCAATAAAGATTATAGAGCAAAAAAGATGAAAGTATTAAAATTTGGAGGAAAATCTTTAGCCAATGGAAAAGGATTGGAAAATACCCTAGAAATCATTCTTAATAAATATAAAAACGGAGAGAAAATAACTTTAATTGCTTCTGCAAGAGGAAATACGACCAACGAATTAGAAAATTTGTTGACTTTGACTTCTCAACAGAAACCGTATTTAGATGCATTTGATGCTTTTAAAGATTATCAGTTAAAACCAAACCCGAATTTAGATTGCACACAAGAATTTTTAAAATTGGCAACAATTTTTGAAGGCGTGTATTTATTGGGAGATTATAGTGAAAAAATTAAAGATGAAGTCTTAGCACAAGGCGAATTATTATCCGTAAAATTAGTAGCAAGTTTATTGAATGAAAAAGGTATTTCAGCAAAACCTTCAGATGCAAGAAAATTAATTATTACAGATGATAATTTTGGAAATGCGCAACCAATTTCGGCAGTTTCTTCAGAAAATGTAGTTTCTTATTTCAAAGAAAATTCAGACACAATAAATGTGGTAACTGGTTTTATTGCATCCAACAAAAAAGGAGAAACTACAACTTTAGGTAGAAATGGAAGTAATTATACTGCTGCTTTAATCGCAAATTATTTAGATGCAGATGAGCTTCAGAATTATACACATGTAAGTGGAATTTTTACTGCAAATCCAGATTTGGTTGCAGATGCAAAGAAAATAGAGCAGTTATCGTTTTCAGAAGCGAATGAATTGGCAAATTTTGGGGCGACAATTTTGCACGCAAAAACCATTATTCCGTTATTAGAAAAGAACATTAATTTACGTATTTTAAATACGTTTAATAAAGAAGATAAAGGAACGTTAATTACATCAGAATCTTCAACAAAAGGGATAAAATCGATTTCTACAATTAACAATGTTGCCTTATTAAATTTCGAAGGAAGAGGTTTGTTAGGTAAAGTTGGTGTAGATGCAAGAATTTTTAGAGCTTTAAGTGATAAAAATATTAGTGTAAGTATTATTTCTCAAGGTTCTTCAGAAAGAGGAATTGGCTTAATTATCGATGCAAATAGAGCAAATGAAGCTGTTTTAGCATTAGAAAAAGAATTTGAAAATGACTTTTATTCACAAGATGTAAATCAGATTTCTATTGTAGATAATGTGGCTGTAATTTCAATTATTGGACAAGATTTAAGCGAATTTCATTTGCCTTATAATGCCTTAATCAAAAACCAAATTGTTCCTGTTTTATTCAACAATACCATCACAGGAAAAAATGTGAGTTTGGTGGTGAAAAAAGAACAATTACATAAAGCTGTAAATGTAATTCATGGACAAGTTTTTGGAGTTGCTAAAAAAATAAATATTGCCATTTTTGGAAAAGGAACTGTTGGTGGAACATTAATTGATCAAATTATTGAAAATACGGCATCAGTTTTGGAAAGAAGAAAAATTCAATTGAATGTTTTTTCTGTTGCTAATTCAAAAAAAGTACTTTTGAATAAAAATGGAGTTTCCAAAAATTGGGAAGCAGATTTGGTATCAAAAGGAGAAGAAAATATTGCTGTAGAAGACATTATTTCTTTTGCTAAAGCGAATCATTTCGAAAACTTAATTGCTGTAGATAATACAGCAAGTGTTAATTTTGTAAGTAATTATATACCTTTAGTAGAAGCAGGTTTCGATCTGGTTTCTTGTAATAAAATAGCGAATACATTGTCTTTTGAGTTCTATAAAGAATTAAGAAGAAAATTAAAAGAATACAAAAAACAATATTTATATGAAACCAATGTTGGTGCAGGTTTACCATTAATTGATACCATTCGTTTATTACATGAATCAGGAGAAAATATCACAAAAATTAGAGGAGTTTTTTCTGGAAGTTTAAGTTATTTATTCAATACGTTTTCTGAAGAAAATAAACCTTTTTCAGAAGTTTTACAAGTAGCAATTGATGCAGGTTTTACAGAGCCAGATGCAAGAGAAGATTTAGGTGGAAATGATGTTGCCAGAAAATTACTAATTTTGGCAAGAGAATTAGAATTAGAAAATGAGTTTGTAGATGTAAATATTCAGAATTTAATTCCAGAAAATTTAAGAGAAGGTTCTGTTGATGATTTCTTATCAAATTTAGCATTGATGAACGAGGAATATCAACAATTAAAAGAAAGTCAAGAAGAAAACCACGTTTTACGTTATATTGGCGAATTAAGTGGAGATTTATCTCAAGACACTGGGAATTTAGATGTAAAATTAGTGTCGGTTTCTAAAAATTCACCATTAGGGTCTTTAAAAGGTTCTGATGCAATTTTTGAAATTTATACAGAATCTTATGGAGAACAACCAATTGTAATTCAAGGAGCAGGAGCAGGATCTAAAGTAACAGCCAGAGGGGTTTTTGGAGATATTTTAAGATTAGCAAAACATAATAATTAA
- a CDS encoding O-acetylhomoserine aminocarboxypropyltransferase/cysteine synthase family protein — MSTHKLATNALHAGHDVKANGGTRAVPIYQTSSYVFNNSEHAANLFSLKELGFIYTRLNNPTNQILQDRLAAVEGGIGAVVFASGTAAIATGLLTLLKAGDHIVASSSLYGGTYNLLSVTLPRFGITTTFVDASEPENFGKAVQENTRAIFVESLGNPKLDVLDLEAISEHAKKAEVPFIVDNTVATPVLLNPIKHGANIVIHSLTKYIGGQGTSLGGAIIDAGTFNWANGKFPEFTEPSAGYHGLKYHEALGAASYTFKLILEGLRDFGGALSPTNAFNIIQGLETLPVRIKQHSENALALAKWLEQQDEVAWVNYPGLESNKYKKLADKYLPKGQSGIVTFGPKKGFEAAKTIADKTKVFSLLANIGDTKSLIIHPASTTHQQLDEAAQAGAGVSQDLIRLSVGIEDLEDLKADLKAAFSEI, encoded by the coding sequence ATGAGTACACACAAATTAGCAACAAACGCGTTGCACGCAGGACATGATGTAAAAGCAAATGGAGGAACAAGAGCAGTTCCAATTTACCAAACTTCTTCTTATGTTTTTAACAATTCAGAACATGCAGCAAATCTTTTTTCATTAAAAGAATTAGGGTTTATTTATACACGTTTAAACAACCCAACTAATCAAATTTTACAAGATCGTTTAGCGGCTGTAGAAGGAGGAATTGGAGCAGTAGTTTTTGCCTCTGGAACAGCAGCAATCGCAACAGGTTTATTAACACTTTTAAAAGCTGGAGATCACATTGTGGCTTCAAGTAGTTTGTATGGTGGAACCTACAATTTATTAAGTGTTACTTTACCAAGATTCGGAATTACAACTACTTTCGTAGATGCTTCTGAACCAGAAAATTTTGGTAAAGCCGTTCAAGAAAATACAAGAGCTATTTTTGTGGAGTCTTTAGGAAACCCTAAATTAGATGTGTTAGATTTAGAAGCAATATCAGAACATGCTAAAAAAGCAGAAGTTCCTTTTATTGTTGACAATACAGTTGCAACACCTGTTTTATTGAACCCAATTAAACACGGAGCAAACATTGTAATTCACTCTCTAACAAAATATATTGGCGGACAAGGAACTTCTTTAGGAGGTGCAATTATAGATGCTGGAACTTTTAATTGGGCGAATGGAAAATTCCCTGAATTTACAGAACCTTCTGCAGGTTATCATGGTTTAAAATATCACGAAGCTTTAGGCGCAGCTTCTTATACTTTCAAATTAATTTTAGAAGGATTGCGTGATTTTGGTGGTGCTTTAAGTCCTACAAATGCCTTTAATATCATTCAAGGTTTAGAGACTTTACCTGTTAGAATCAAGCAACATTCAGAAAACGCTTTGGCTTTAGCAAAATGGTTAGAACAACAAGACGAAGTTGCTTGGGTAAATTATCCTGGTTTAGAAAGTAACAAATACAAGAAATTAGCAGATAAATATTTACCAAAAGGACAAAGTGGAATTGTAACTTTCGGACCTAAAAAAGGTTTTGAAGCTGCAAAAACAATTGCAGATAAAACAAAAGTATTTTCTTTGTTAGCAAATATCGGAGATACAAAATCTTTAATTATTCATCCAGCAAGTACAACGCATCAGCAATTAGATGAAGCTGCACAAGCAGGAGCTGGAGTTAGCCAAGATTTAATTCGTTTGTCTGTGGGTATTGAAGATTTAGAAGATTTAAAAGCAGATTTAAAAGCAGCTTTTTCAGAAATATAA
- the metK gene encoding methionine adenosyltransferase, translated as MSYLFTSESVSEGHPDKVADQISDALIDNFLAFDKNSKVACETLVTTGQVILAGEVKSETYLDVQQIAREVINKIGYTKSEYMFDGNSCGVLSAIHEQSPDINQGVDRSSPEEQGAGDQGMMFGYATDETENYMPLALELSHRLLIELALLRRENKDITYLRPDAKSQVTIEYSDDNVPQRIDAIVISTQHDDFNESDDVMLAKIKKDIVEILIPRVVAKLPAHIQKLFTDNITYHINPTGVFVIGGPHGDTGLTGRKIIVDTYGGKGAHGGGAFSGKDPSKVDRSGAYATRHIAKNLVAAGLCKEVLVQVSYAIGVAKPTSINVETYGTATVDLTDGEISKKVEEIFDMRPYFIEQRLKLRTPIYSETAAYGHMGRTPEIKTVTFSNPMGETVSEEVETFTWEKLDYVDTVKEAFGL; from the coding sequence ATGTCATATTTATTTACATCAGAAAGTGTTTCTGAAGGTCATCCAGATAAGGTTGCTGATCAAATTTCAGATGCTTTAATTGATAATTTTTTAGCTTTCGACAAAAACAGTAAAGTAGCTTGTGAGACTTTAGTTACAACTGGACAAGTTATTTTAGCTGGAGAAGTAAAATCTGAAACATATTTAGATGTTCAGCAAATTGCAAGAGAGGTTATTAATAAAATTGGTTACACGAAAAGCGAGTATATGTTCGATGGAAATTCTTGTGGAGTTTTATCTGCAATTCATGAACAATCACCAGATATTAATCAAGGAGTTGATAGATCTTCACCTGAAGAACAAGGAGCTGGAGATCAAGGAATGATGTTTGGTTATGCAACAGATGAAACAGAAAACTATATGCCTTTGGCGTTAGAATTGTCTCACAGATTGTTAATTGAACTAGCACTTTTAAGAAGAGAGAATAAAGACATTACTTATTTAAGACCAGATGCTAAAAGTCAGGTTACTATTGAGTATTCAGACGACAATGTGCCACAAAGAATTGATGCTATTGTAATTTCTACACAGCATGACGATTTTAACGAATCTGATGATGTAATGTTAGCAAAAATTAAAAAAGATATTGTTGAAATTTTAATTCCAAGAGTTGTTGCTAAATTACCTGCTCATATTCAGAAATTATTTACAGATAATATTACGTACCACATAAATCCAACTGGTGTTTTTGTAATTGGTGGACCACATGGAGATACAGGTTTAACAGGACGTAAAATTATCGTTGATACTTACGGTGGAAAAGGTGCGCACGGTGGTGGTGCTTTCTCTGGAAAAGACCCGAGTAAAGTAGATAGATCTGGTGCTTACGCAACAAGACATATTGCTAAAAATTTAGTTGCTGCAGGACTTTGTAAAGAAGTTTTAGTGCAAGTTTCTTATGCAATTGGTGTTGCAAAACCAACCAGTATAAATGTAGAAACTTATGGAACCGCAACTGTAGATTTAACAGATGGAGAAATCAGTAAAAAAGTTGAAGAAATTTTTGATATGCGTCCATATTTTATAGAGCAACGTTTAAAATTAAGAACGCCAATTTACTCGGAAACTGCTGCTTATGGTCATATGGGAAGAACTCCAGAAATTAAAACAGTAACATTCTCTAACCCAATGGGTGAAACAGTTTCTGAAGAAGTAGAAACTTTTACTTGGGAAAAATTAGATTATGTAGACACTGTAAAAGAAGCTTTTGGGTTATAA